The proteins below are encoded in one region of Deinococcus metalli:
- a CDS encoding DinB family protein yields MNVSEYYAYLSAAREQLWNFLRALPQADLDRDLIEPGDRFHSIKDLVLHVTDVEDHWVHSVARGDGVNREGRYAHDWVKPDAAQYDLGWIIEYGREVNERTRAFLDSGPDMNRSVKLVQDDPASDTVTLDQLMWHVMTHEVRHTAQITLMIRQLGHTPPWLDYMRFARPQVTPAQSGGVDGLGLDDGEDEL; encoded by the coding sequence ATGAACGTCAGCGAGTACTACGCCTATCTATCCGCCGCACGGGAGCAGCTGTGGAACTTCCTGCGCGCCCTGCCGCAGGCGGACCTCGACCGTGACCTGATCGAGCCCGGCGACCGGTTCCACTCCATCAAGGACCTGGTGCTGCACGTCACGGACGTCGAGGACCACTGGGTGCACTCCGTGGCGCGCGGCGACGGCGTCAACCGCGAGGGCCGCTACGCGCACGACTGGGTCAAGCCCGACGCGGCGCAGTACGACCTGGGATGGATCATCGAGTACGGCCGCGAGGTGAACGAGCGTACCCGCGCGTTCCTGGACTCCGGCCCGGACATGAACCGCAGCGTGAAACTCGTGCAGGACGACCCGGCGAGCGACACGGTCACGCTGGACCAGCTGATGTGGCACGTCATGACCCATGAGGTCCGCCACACCGCGCAGATCACGCTGATGATCCGGCAGCTGGGCCACACGCCCCCGTGGCTGGACTACATGCGCTTCGCGCGCCCGCAGGTCACGCCCGCGCAGAGCGGCGGCGTGGACGGCCTGGGCCTGGACGACGGCGAAGACGAGTTGTAA